The sequence below is a genomic window from Salinisphaera sp. T31B1.
CGGTGGCCAGCAGATCGCGGGCAGCCTGCGGGCTGAGTTCGGCGGGTGTGTCGGCAAAGCGCTCGTGCAGGGCCGCGCCCGGGTGCAGCACCACGAACTTGTCGGCGGCGAGCGCGGTGGCGGTGGCAGTGGCCACTTCCTCGGCATACAGATTGAAGATCTCGCCCGAGGGCGAATAGCCAATACATGACAGCAGCACGATCGCGCCGCGCTCGAGATGCGCGTTGATGCTGGCCACGTCCACGCGCCGTACCTCGCCGGTATGGCCATGGTCGACGCCGCCGGCGATACCCACCGGGCGTGCGGTGACCAGGTTGCCGCTGACCGTGGCGATACGCGCGCCACCCATGGGCGTACTCGCAAGGCTCGTCGACAACAGGGCTTCCAGATCCATCTGCAGACTGCCGACTGCCTGTTTCACGCAGGCGAGTGCCGCGGCGTCGGTCACCCGTACGCCGTCGACGAACCGGCTGGCGATGCCGGCCTGTGCGAGCGCGGCATCGATCTGCGGGCGCGCGCCGAACACGATCACCAGCCGTACGCCGAGACTGGCGAGCAGGGCGATGTCGTAGACCAGATCCGCAAACGCCGACGAGGCCGCGGCTTCGCCCGGCAGGTGGATCACGAAAGTACGCTCGCGGTGCGCGTGCACATACGGCGCACTCGCGCGCAGGGCGCGCACGAGCGCGGCCTGATCGGGGTCGGCGTGATCGGCGGCGGACAGGTCGGCGAGATGGCTGCTCATGCGCGCATTATGCGCACCAAGGGCTTATTCGGCGAGGCAAAAGCGCTCGACGAGTCCACGCAGGATGCGCTGCATGGGCGCGATGCGCTCCAGCGCCAGATATTCGTCGGGCTGGTGGGCCTGGGCGATATCGCCGGGGCCGAGGACCACGCTGTCCATGCCCATGGCGTTGTAGAACGCGCCTTCGGTGCCGAAATCCACCGCCGCCGCGGCGTGGCCCGACAACTCTTCGCAGGCGGTTACGATCGGCGACTCGCCCGAGGTTTCGAAAGCCGGCGTGCCGGTGAACAGCTCGCGGAATTCGATCCGGCAGTCGCTGCCGGCAACCGCAGCCCGAGCGCGTTCGTGCAATTCGGCGCGCAGGGCGTCGATGGTCATGCCCGGCAGAAAACGCAGGTCGATATCCAGCCGACAGCGCGCCGGAATGCGGTTGGCGTTGTCGCCGCCCGAAATCGCGCCGAGATTGAGTGTGGCATGGGGCACCGGAAAACCGGCAATACGCTGACGCTCGGCCAAATCGTCCCGCAATGCGCGAATGGCGCCAAGCGCTTGATACATGCCTTCGATCGCGTTGGCACCGAGCGCCGGGTTGCTGGAATGCCCCGAGGCGCCGTGCACCTCGATCGTCTCCATGAAGATGCCCTTGTGCTGGCGGATCGGAACCAGGTTGGTCGGCTCGCCGATCACGCAGAACCGGCCCGGTCGCCGGCCGTGCTCACGATAGGCATCGAGCAACGCACGGGCGCCGTCCATGCCGCATTCCTCGTCGGCGGACACCAGCAGGCTGATGGGCGCGTCCAGATCGCGTTCGGCGTATTCGCTGGCCACGGCTGCGGCGATGGCGATGAAGCCTTTCATGTCGCAACTGCCCAGCCCGAACAGCCGACCGTCGCGCTCGGTCAGGGTAAACGGATCGCTCTGCCAGCCGCGGTCGTCGTAGGGCACGGTATCGATATGGCCGGCGAACACCAGCCCGTGCGCCGCCGCGCGCTCGGCCGGGCCGAGCCGGGCGATGAGATTGACCTTATCCGCGCGCGCGGCCATCGGCGTGATGTCGCAGTTAAAGCCTGCGCCCTCGAGCCGGTCCGCCAGCGCCCCGACCGCTTCGCGGTTGCCGCAGTCCAGCGCGGGATCGCCGCTGCTGACGGTGCGGTGGCCGATCAGGTCGGTAAGCGTGTCGCGCCAGTCGAGAGTCGTCATGAACCGTTCCTGTCGGGTGGCGAGCGGAATGGGGTGGCTTCGGCGTTGCGGTTATCATGATACAACCCGCCGAAACCGGGCACGAAGCGGCGCCGAGCGCGCTTGGCGTTTTCTAAAACGGATGGATACTCGAAGCATGCGTATCAAGATTGCGAGCCTTGCGGCGCTGGGCCTGGTCGGGCTGAGCCTGTACGCGGGCACGACGCTGGCCACTGGCGACACCGGTCAGACGATTTATCTGGACCCGGATACCGGCGACGTGATCGATCAGCCGCCGGCTGCCGGCTCGCCGGCACCGGCTGCACGCCGAGCCGCGCCGGACCAGGGCAAGGGCAAGGCCTGGACCAACGCCGACGGTGCCGACATGTATACCCCGGATCAGACCGATGCGCCGGCGCTGGAAGCCGTGCACTGCGACGATGGCAGTCTGCGCATGGGCCATGCTCGCGCAACGCACGGCCAGGATGCCCGGGAGGCGCTGTGCGAACGCAACAAGCCCTGACCGTGCAAACCGGGCTGCGGCTGTTGCTGGTGGCTGTCGGCACGTTGCTGGCCGGGCCGACCATCGCGGCCACCATGCAACTGGTGATCGACGATGCCCCCGGCGAGGGCTTCAATGACCCGACGCCGGTCAGCCCGGTAGGCGGCAACCAGGGCACCACACTCGGCGCTCAGCGGCGCGTCGCGCTGCAGTACGCCGCGGATATTCTCGGCAGCCGTATAGACAGCGCCGTGCCGATTCGTATCGCGGCGCGATTCGACAATCTGGGCTGTACGCGCAACAGCGCCACGCTCGGTCAGGCCGCGCCGGCGACCTATACCGCCAACTTCGGCGCCTCGGCCGCGCGCGCCGACGTCTACTACCCCGTGGCACTGGCCAATGCGCTGCGCGGTCGCCGCGTGGCAGGTGTGGACAACGATATCCAGGCCACCTTCAACACTGCGCTGGATGCCGGCGACAATGACTGCCTGCGCGGGCGCCGCTGGTATTACGGCCTCGACGGCGCACAGCCGGGTGCCGCCTCACGGTTTGTCAGCACCGCCGTGCACGAACTCACCCACGGGCTGGGATTCGTATCGCTCGTGCGTCTGCAGGATAGCGCCAGTGCGCGTGTCGGCCAGTTTCCGGCCGCCGCATCGAATGGCCGGCGGCTGCCGGATATCTTCAGCAGTTTCATTCAGGATCTGTCGTTCGACGGCCAACCGCTGTGGCCGGACCTGACCGACGAACAACGTGCGGCCTCGTTGACCAACGACCCTTATGTCGTCTGGTCGGCAGCGAACACCAACAGCCAGGCGATGACGGTGTTGAGTGACGGATTTTCACAGGGGCGGCTGCAGTTGTATGCACCGGCGGTGATGCGCCCCGGGAGTTCGATCTCCCACTGGGACACGCGCCTCACGCCGGACCAGATCATGGAGCCGTTCGCCACCGACGAGGACGAAGTCACTGCGGGCATCGGGTTGTCGGCCTGCGTGCTCGAAGATATCGGCTGGTCGCTGATCAACGGCACGCGCTGTCCGGATATCGATGCTCCGGCGATTGCCGGAGCGCCGGCCGATACAACGCGCGAACCGGCCTCGGTCAACGGCGTCGATGCCCAGATCGACGCGGACACGGCGGTTTCCAGCGGCGACGACAGCACAAGCAGCGGCGGCGGCTGTACGCTGGTCGGCGGCCAGCGGGCCGACCCGCTCTGGCTGGCGATGCTCGTGCTGGCCGCACTGAGTATTGGCTATCGGCGCCGGCGAGGCTGAACCCGTCGAGGTCAGGGCGAGGCTGTGGTGCGATCCGCTCTACGGTCTGGCCCTGGCCGCGGCGCTGCCGGCTGTTGCGCTGATTGCCGCCACGCCCGCCGCCCGGCTGGCCCTGCACTGGCCCGGCCTGCAGGCGCTGTGGCTGATGGCAGGGCTCATGCCGGTGCTCGAGGAAGTCGTGTTCCGCTTCGGACTGCACGATTGCCTGGCCGCCCGATGGAGTGCGCGGGTGGGGCCGCTGACGCTGGCCAACGCGATCACGGCGGTCGTGTTCGGTATGTGCCATCTGTGGACTCACCCGCCGGCCTGGGCCTTGGCGACCGTGCTTCCCGCGCTGGTGTTCGGCTGGGCCTACGAACGCCATCGCCGGCTGGCCGCGCCGGTGCTGTTGCATGCCGGCTATAACGCGGTCTATCTGTGTCTGTTGACTGTCGCCTGAGCCGCGCGCGGCGACGCCTTTGTTACCATGCGCCGATTGCAATCGAGACCGCGATGACCCAAGACACCGCCAACCTGTTCGACGCGCTCGCCCACGGTCTGGCTCAGGCCGAATCCGTTCAGACACCGGGCGAGGTGCACGGCACGCTGACCGGCATGCTGTGCATTGATAACGAAGCCAACGGCCGCCGCGCGCTCGAGGATGTCGAAACCGACAGCCTCGATACCGCCATGGATGCGCTGCGCGAGATCACCCTGGAAGGGTTGTTCGACCCCGATCTGAGTTTTCGCCCGTTGTTGCCTGACGACGACGTCGCCCTGGAGAACCGGGTGGGTTCGCTGGCGCGCTGGTGCGCCGGCTTTTTGTACGGGCTGAGCGCAGACAGCGAGTTCGACCTGTCGCGGCTATCGGCCGAGGTGCGCGAAGTGGTGTCCGATCTGACCGAGCTCTCACGCGCCGGGCTGACCGCAGAAGACAGCGACGCCGAATCGGCCGAGGCCGACTACGCCGAGCTGGTCGAATACGTGCGGGTCGGCGTACAGATGATATTTCTGGAGCTGCAGCCCAAGCGGGAAGGCCCGATCAAGCGCGAGTCGCTGCATTGATGAATAACCAGCGTTCGCTCGATCTACCGGATATCTCGCATCTGGCGCATGCCGATCACCAGCCCGATCATGTCGTGCGCCGGCGTCAGCTTGCCCAGATCGTCGGTGAGCGCGGGGTCGCGATCATCGCCGCCACGCCCGAGCGCAACCGCAACAACGATGTCGACTACCCCTACCGTCCGAACAGCGATTTCCGTTATCTGACCGGCTTCTCCGAACCGGAGGCGATCGCCGTGATCGCGCCGGGGTTCGACAAGGGCGACTACCTGCTGTTCTGTCGCGAGCGCGATGCCGAGGCCGAGACCTGGGTCGGCCGACGCGCCGGGCTCGAGGGGGCGATGGCCTGGTACGACGCCGATCATGCCGTGGCCATCGACGATTTTTCGGCCTGGCTGCCGCGCCTGCTTGACGGACGCGAACGGCTGTATCTCACGCTGGGCCAGCATCAGAGCTTCGAGCACGGCGTGCTCCAGGCGTTGGAGCGGCTGCGCAGCCAGGGCCGGCGCGGCACGCCGCCCGAGCAGATCGTCGCTCTCGACAAGATTGTCCATGAGATGCGGCTGCGCAAATCCGATGCCGAGATCGCGCTCATGCGCCAGGCCGCGGCTACTTCGGCGCGCGCGCATGTCGCGGCGATGCAGGCTGCGGCCCCCGGGGTCGCCGAATACCAGCTGGCCGCGGTACTGCACTTCGCCTTCGAAGCCGAGGGCATGACCTGGGCCTATCCGAGCATTGTCGGCGCCGGCGAGAACGGGTGCGTATTGCACTATATCGAGAACGCCGCACGGATCGCCGACGGCGATCTGGTGCTGATCGACGCGGGCGCCGAGTATCGCGGGTATGCCGGCGACATCACCCGTACGTTTCCGGCCAACGGCCGCTTCAGTGCAGCCCAGCGGCGCGTCTACGATATCGTGCTTGCCGCCAACCGTGCCGGTATCGCCGCCGCGCGCGCCGGGGCGCCGGCCAATGCGCCGCACCAGGCGGCGCTGCGGGTGCTGGTCGACGGCATGATCGCGCTCGGCTGGTGCGAGGGCAGCGTCGACGAAGTCATCGAATCGGAAAGCTATCGGCCGTTCTTCATGCACGGAACCAGCCACTGGCTGGGCATGGATGTCCACGATGTCGGGGATTACAAGTCCGACGACGAATGGCGCCCGCTCGAGCCGGGCATGGTACTGACAGTCGAGCCGGGGCTGTATGTCAGGGCGGGCAACGAGCGCGTGGCGCGCGAATACTGGAACATCGGCATCCGCGTCGAGGACGACGTGGTGATCACCGCCGAGGGCAGTGAAGTGCTCACGGCCGGTGTCCCGAAGGACCCCGACGCGATCGAAGCGCTCATGGCCGGACACAGCGCGTGAGCACCGATTACGACATCGTGGTGATCGGCGGCGGCCTGGCCGGTGCGAGCCTGGCCTGCGGGCTGGCCGATAGCGGGCTGCGTATCGCGCTGGTCGAGGCGGTGGCCTTCGATGCGCCCGCCGATGAGCAGATGGCGGCCCGGACCACGGCG
It includes:
- the argA gene encoding amino-acid N-acetyltransferase — its product is MSSHLADLSAADHADPDQAALVRALRASAPYVHAHRERTFVIHLPGEAAASSAFADLVYDIALLASLGVRLVIVFGARPQIDAALAQAGIASRFVDGVRVTDAAALACVKQAVGSLQMDLEALLSTSLASTPMGGARIATVSGNLVTARPVGIAGGVDHGHTGEVRRVDVASINAHLERGAIVLLSCIGYSPSGEIFNLYAEEVATATATALAADKFVVLHPGAALHERFADTPAELSPQAARDLLATADAALEPADRARLQAAIAACQAGVARAHLVSFDTDGALLRELYSRDGAGTMIAADNYDITRTATPEDLGGVLALIEPLAAAGVLVARSREQVELDIGRYIVMERDGLITACCVLVPYADEGVGELACVAVHPAYRGQDRAAQLLADVERRAAREGLARIFVLTTKTPHWFIEHGFAPADLDALPLAKRALYNYQRNSAVLIKRLA
- the argE gene encoding acetylornithine deacetylase, producing MTTLDWRDTLTDLIGHRTVSSGDPALDCGNREAVGALADRLEGAGFNCDITPMAARADKVNLIARLGPAERAAAHGLVFAGHIDTVPYDDRGWQSDPFTLTERDGRLFGLGSCDMKGFIAIAAAVASEYAERDLDAPISLLVSADEECGMDGARALLDAYREHGRRPGRFCVIGEPTNLVPIRQHKGIFMETIEVHGASGHSSNPALGANAIEGMYQALGAIRALRDDLAERQRIAGFPVPHATLNLGAISGGDNANRIPARCRLDIDLRFLPGMTIDALRAELHERARAAVAGSDCRIEFRELFTGTPAFETSGESPIVTACEELSGHAAAAVDFGTEGAFYNAMGMDSVVLGPGDIAQAHQPDEYLALERIAPMQRILRGLVERFCLAE
- a CDS encoding JDVT-CTERM domain-containing protein; the protein is MRTQQALTVQTGLRLLLVAVGTLLAGPTIAATMQLVIDDAPGEGFNDPTPVSPVGGNQGTTLGAQRRVALQYAADILGSRIDSAVPIRIAARFDNLGCTRNSATLGQAAPATYTANFGASAARADVYYPVALANALRGRRVAGVDNDIQATFNTALDAGDNDCLRGRRWYYGLDGAQPGAASRFVSTAVHELTHGLGFVSLVRLQDSASARVGQFPAAASNGRRLPDIFSSFIQDLSFDGQPLWPDLTDEQRAASLTNDPYVVWSAANTNSQAMTVLSDGFSQGRLQLYAPAVMRPGSSISHWDTRLTPDQIMEPFATDEDEVTAGIGLSACVLEDIGWSLINGTRCPDIDAPAIAGAPADTTREPASVNGVDAQIDADTAVSSGDDSTSSGGGCTLVGGQRADPLWLAMLVLAALSIGYRRRRG
- the mrtJ gene encoding JDVT-CTERM system glutamic-type intramembrane protease, coding for MAIGAGEAEPVEVRARLWCDPLYGLALAAALPAVALIAATPAARLALHWPGLQALWLMAGLMPVLEEVVFRFGLHDCLAARWSARVGPLTLANAITAVVFGMCHLWTHPPAWALATVLPALVFGWAYERHRRLAAPVLLHAGYNAVYLCLLTVA
- a CDS encoding UPF0149 family protein, whose product is MTQDTANLFDALAHGLAQAESVQTPGEVHGTLTGMLCIDNEANGRRALEDVETDSLDTAMDALREITLEGLFDPDLSFRPLLPDDDVALENRVGSLARWCAGFLYGLSADSEFDLSRLSAEVREVVSDLTELSRAGLTAEDSDAESAEADYAELVEYVRVGVQMIFLELQPKREGPIKRESLH
- the pepP gene encoding Xaa-Pro aminopeptidase, which produces MNNQRSLDLPDISHLAHADHQPDHVVRRRQLAQIVGERGVAIIAATPERNRNNDVDYPYRPNSDFRYLTGFSEPEAIAVIAPGFDKGDYLLFCRERDAEAETWVGRRAGLEGAMAWYDADHAVAIDDFSAWLPRLLDGRERLYLTLGQHQSFEHGVLQALERLRSQGRRGTPPEQIVALDKIVHEMRLRKSDAEIALMRQAAATSARAHVAAMQAAAPGVAEYQLAAVLHFAFEAEGMTWAYPSIVGAGENGCVLHYIENAARIADGDLVLIDAGAEYRGYAGDITRTFPANGRFSAAQRRVYDIVLAANRAGIAAARAGAPANAPHQAALRVLVDGMIALGWCEGSVDEVIESESYRPFFMHGTSHWLGMDVHDVGDYKSDDEWRPLEPGMVLTVEPGLYVRAGNERVAREYWNIGIRVEDDVVITAEGSEVLTAGVPKDPDAIEALMAGHSA